Genomic window (Merismopedia glauca CCAP 1448/3):
CAGCTACTGGTTCTACTTCCTGCTTAATAGTCAAATAGCGGATCACATCTTCACCTAAACGCATAGAACGCTCTAAAACAGCAACAGCGTTGCCACTAGATTTATAATTCATTTGAATATAAATCCCATCTCGGTGCCTTTTAATTTCGTAGCCTAAGCGACGTTTACCTCGGTGCTGCACCTCAATATTGTCTCCACCAGCTTCTTGGAGAACCGTTTTATATTTATTAATTGCTTCATCTACCTGTTCATCTGCTAGATCGGGACGCAGAATATACATGGTTTCGTGGATAATGTTTTTCATCTCAATCTTTCCTTGTGGACGAGGTGGCTTCTTCATATGTAGAAGCAAGGAAATATAATTCTATCCTAAAAGCAGAATTATTTCTGCTGACTACTGTTTGAATCTCTCATTATTTTTGCTATGTCGCCACGCTATGTCCGCGTTAAAACCGATTTGGGGCAAATTAACTATGGTTTGCTACAACTCAACCGCAGCGTCCAAGTTTTAGATGCACCACCTTGGTTGCAAGGACAACCCACTGACACAGAGATTGCACCTGAAACCTATGAGCTTTTAGCTCCCTGCTCTCCCTCTAAAATCGTAGCTGTGGGCAAGAATTATGCCCGTCACGCCGCCGAAATGGGGACTCCTGTACCCCTAGAACCTCTATTATTTCTCAAGCCTCCTACAGCCGTCATCGCCACTCAAAACCTAATTTACTATCCCAGACAGGTGAGGAGACTAGATTATGAAGGAGAGTTAGCTTTGGTGATTGGCGATCGCATTCGTTCCTGTACTCCAGAGGAAGCTGGTAGCAAAATT
Coding sequences:
- the rpsF gene encoding 30S ribosomal protein S6, translating into MKNIIHETMYILRPDLADEQVDEAINKYKTVLQEAGGDNIEVQHRGKRRLGYEIKRHRDGIYIQMNYKSSGNAVAVLERSMRLGEDVIRYLTIKQEVEPVAEAESEPVEA
- a CDS encoding fumarylacetoacetate hydrolase family protein, with protein sequence MSPRYVRVKTDLGQINYGLLQLNRSVQVLDAPPWLQGQPTDTEIAPETYELLAPCSPSKIVAVGKNYARHAAEMGTPVPLEPLLFLKPPTAVIATQNLIYYPRQVRRLDYEGELALVIGDRIRSCTPEEAGSKIWGYTIANDVTARDLQKLDGQWTRAKGFDSFCPIGPWIVRELSIGATIQTFLNDNLVQSAQISEMVFAPEKLVAYISQVMTLLPGDIVLTGTPDGIGAMQVGDSVRVEIEGIGHLENGVAASQIK